The following is a genomic window from Candidatus Cloacimonadota bacterium.
ACAAATGGTGCAAAATGCCTTGGGGATAAGTAATGCCAAGCGCGTGGTGATAGAACGAAACCGTTCTGCCAGTGTAATTGTAGATGAAGGCGATAAGGTGATAGCCATTGGTAAACAAGGCAAAAACGTACGTTTAGCTGCAAAACTAACCGGGCTTAAGATTGACATCTTTACCTCAGAAGAATTCGAAGAAAAAATGGCAAAGGAACGCCGCACGATAAGCCATATAACGGAGCTGGACGGAGTTAGCTCAAAAATTGCGGAAGTATTGCGCAATGCGGGCTATACCAGTGTTCAAGATATATTCCAAGCATCCATTGGAGAGTTGTCTTCTTTGGAAGGCTTGGGGCATAAAACCGCAGAAAAGCTTAAGGAAGCTGCAAAGTATTTCTAATGCCAAATAAAAATAGTAAAGCCTGCCACATCCCCATCCGCACTTGTGTGGTATGCAGGCAGAAACTGCCGCAACAAGAGCTTTTGGGCTTTATACTAATGCCTTCGGGGATTGTGTTCGATATGTTCGGCAGACTAAATGTGCGCAAACAATATGTGTGCTCTCAGCGGGAATGCATAGCCCTTTTGGCAAAATGGCGCAAGAAACGTGATAAAGGGAGACGGAACAGATGACTGCCCTGGATCCCAGAATATTGAATTTGATGCAATTTGCTCGTAAAGCAGGAAAATTGGTGCCAGGCATCGATGCCTGCCTAAGGAGCATGCATCAGAAACACATAAATCTTATTGTGATAGCCGCAGATACAGCTGAAAGAACAGCGAAGCGCATCAGTTTTGAGATGCAAAACAGTGGCGTCAAGTTGTTGGTGATACAAGCTGGAACTCAAGCTGAGATTAGCTCTGCATTGGGTTTGCCGCTTACCGGAGTTTTCGGCATCAGCGACAAAAATTTCGCTGCCAAGATAAGTGAATATTGGCAGGCGTGAGTGGAGGAACCTTGCAAATACGAGTACATGAATTAGCCAAGGAACTCAAGATCAGTACAATGGCTCTAAAAAAGCATCTTACAGATCTGGGTGTGATAACCAAAAGCCACATGAGCTTTATCGATGAAGAAGTGGCGGATAAGATCCGGGAAAAATATAATGAACAGGTTGATGCCGAAAAAAGAGCGGAAAAAGACCGCAAAAAACTGATCGAACTTCGCCAGCAAGCCAAAAAAAGCGAAGCAAAAGCAGCCGAAGGCATTGTCGAGATTCCAGTAGCCGAACCGAAAAAGGAAGATAAACCTACCGCGAAAACCGCAGCTTCCAAAAAGGCAAAAGGCAAAGAAGAAGCTACAAAGGCCGAAGAATCGGATGAAAATAAGCTGGAAAGCACAGAGAAAAAATCAGATACCGGTGAGCAAGACAAAACAGCATATCTTGAGCAACAAGAACAGAAAGCTCGGGAAGAAGCTAAAAAA
Proteins encoded in this region:
- a CDS encoding DUF448 domain-containing protein, coding for MPNKNSKACHIPIRTCVVCRQKLPQQELLGFILMPSGIVFDMFGRLNVRKQYVCSQRECIALLAKWRKKRDKGRRNR
- a CDS encoding ribosomal L7Ae/L30e/S12e/Gadd45 family protein, whose protein sequence is MTALDPRILNLMQFARKAGKLVPGIDACLRSMHQKHINLIVIAADTAERTAKRISFEMQNSGVKLLVIQAGTQAEISSALGLPLTGVFGISDKNFAAKISEYWQA